A DNA window from Phragmites australis chromosome 11, lpPhrAust1.1, whole genome shotgun sequence contains the following coding sequences:
- the LOC133885453 gene encoding protein RALF-like 33, producing the protein MARLGTAALVAVAACLLYCAATLPLASAGATATDLAALQTSSSCDGTLGQCAVGAEEEQEVGGEGALRRALAQRQPTNRYISYAALRADQVPCNQRGKSYYTNCASQKPANPYRRGCSAITRCQRSTN; encoded by the coding sequence ATGGCTCGCCTTGGCACCGCGGCGCTCGTGGCCGTGGCAGCGTGCCTCCTGTACTGCGCGGCGACGCTGCCGCTGGCCTCCGCCGGCGCCACCGCGACGGACCTGGCGGCGCTGCAGACGTCGTCGTCGTGCGACGGGACGCTGGGGCAGTGCGCGGTGGgcgcggaggaggagcaggaggtggGCGGCGAGGGGGCCCTCCGTCGAGCCCTGGCGCAGCGGCAGCCGACGAACCGGTACATCAGCTACGCGGCGCTGCGCGCCGACCAGGTGCCGTGCAACCAGCGCGGCAAGTCCTACTACACCAACTGCGCCTCACAGAAGCCCGCTAACCCCTACCGCCGGGGCTGCTCCGCCATCACCCGCTGCCAACGCAGCACGAACTGA